One genomic window of Entelurus aequoreus isolate RoL-2023_Sb linkage group LG07, RoL_Eaeq_v1.1, whole genome shotgun sequence includes the following:
- the kiaa2013 gene encoding uncharacterized protein KIAA2013 homolog isoform X1, whose product MSTMWLQQRLKGLPGLLSSSWARRMILGLLIFLIFYWYLGAERKWRFFSGSAMPGGAVGLCLEAEIHRWKSLVERGEGLYSTSQEQVDTPFVTGNGHILIDTDSNRLWVASSSQPGSAPVHQADYSPIVSVHLEGKQAEARATMMWFRKGSVLSVRCAARGAVQSSRGCVTIREEFMAHRSRHNVYLQRVHINNPTDKPATFEVSSKTTDFDRKFSTSVDKVENKEIVLASGRVSLEKNRMVLVVVVTKKLSGRIQVFPNSEYTDNIVSVVRTSQPIEPSKLDETFVSLRDEAKKELGELLKANVDDLVIDHQQAWMDLFISGVEMRKITDSHTPSSRTVNATLYYMLSSWAAPLLERRLGSEERGALESSLNYADHCFSGHATMHAENLWPERVSSAAQILQLVTLWTLTLQKRGCKALVAAGAHGAMQGMALSFGGLQFTENHLQFQADPDVLHNSYALRGIRYNRDLINLAVLLDGEGKPFLHVSVKPQEKPVKLYACEAGCLNEPVELTSEVKGHTFPVMVTQPITPLLYISPDLRHLQDLRHTLHLKAILAHEEHMANRYPGLPFLFWFSVASLITLFHLFLFKLIYNEYCGPGAKPLFRSKLSLFPSQHAFLLHSIPVLTY is encoded by the exons ATGTCAACAATGTGGCTCCAGCAGCGACTGAAGGGGCTCCCCGGCTTGCTATCGAGCAGCTGGGCTCGAAGAATGATCCTGGGACTGCTCATCTTCCTCATCTTCTACTGGTACCTGGGTGCTGAGCGCAAGTGGCGCTTCTTTAGCGGCTCGGCCATGCCCGGCGGGGCGGTGGGACTGTGTCTGGAGGCGGAGATCCACAGGTGGAAGTCCCTTGTGGAACGTGGGGAGGGTTTGTACAGCACATCCCAGGAACAAGTGGACACACCCTTTGTCACGGGCAACGGCCATATTCTTATTGACACTGACTCCAACAGACTGTGGGTGGCGTCCTCCTCACAGCCCGGGTCAGCCCCGGTCCACCAGGCGGATTATTCCCCCATCGTGAGCGTTCATCTGGAGGGAAAGCAGGCTGAAGCACGGGCGACCATGATGTGGTTCCGGAAAGGATCCGTGCTATCGGTCCGCTGTGCCGCACGGGGGGCGGTGCAGTCCTCCCGGGGCTGCGTCACCATCAGAGAGGAGTTTATGGCCCACAGGAGCCGACACAACGTCTATCTTCAGAGAGTCCACATCAACAACCCCACTGACAAGCCGGCCACCTTCGAGGTGTCCTCCAAAACCACAGACTTTGACAGAAAGTTCTCCACCAGCGTGGACAAAGTGGAGAACAAGGAGATCGTCCTGGCGTCAGGGAGAGTGTCCCTGGAGAAGAACCGCATggtgctggtggtggtggtcaCCAAGAAGCTCAGCGGCAGGATCCAGGTCTTTCCCAACTCCGAGTACACGGACAACATCGTGTCTGTGGTGAGGACTTCGCAGCCCATCGAGCCTTCGAAGCTGGACGAGACCTTCGTGAGCCTGAGGGATGAAGCCAAAAAAGAGCTGGGAGAGCTGCTGAAGGCAAATGTGGACGACCTGGTCATAGACCACCAACAGGCCTGGATGGACCTCTTCATTTCCG GCGTGGAGATGAGGAAGATCACGGACTCGCACACGCCGTCGAGCCGCACGGTGAACGCCACGCTCTACTACATGCTGTCGTCCTGGGCGGCTCCCTTGCTGGAGCGGCGGCTGGGCAGCGAGGAGCGCGGCGCCCTGGAGTCCAGCCTCAACTACGCCGACCACTGCTTCAGCGGCCACGCCACCATGCACGCCGAGAACCTGTGGCCCGAGCGGGTGAGCAGCGCCGCCCAGATCCTGCAGCTGGTCACGCTCTGGACCCTGACGCTGCAGAAGCGCGGCTGCAAGGCGCTGGTGGCGGCCGGCGCCCACGGGGCCATGCAGGGCATGGCGCTCAGCTTCGGGGGGCTGCAGTTCACGGAGAACCACCTGCAGTTCCAGGCGGACCCGGACGTGCTGCACAACAGCTACGCCCTGAGGGGGATCCGCTACAACCGCGACCTCATCAACCTGGCGGTCCTGCTGGACGGCGAGGGCAAGCCCTTCCTCCACGTGTCCGTCAAGCCGCAGGAGAAGCCCGTCAAGCTGTACGCCTGCGAGGCCGGCTGCCTCAACGAGCCCGTGGAGCTCACCTCGGAGGTCAAGGGTCACACCTTCCCCGTCATGGTCACGCAGCCCATCACCCCGCTGCTCTACATCTCCCCCGACCTGCGCCACCTGCAGGACCTGCGCCACACGCTGCACCTGAAGGCCATCCTGGCCCACGAGGAGCACATGGCCAACAGATACCCGGGCCTGCCCTTCCTCTTCTGGTTCAGCGTGGCCTCGCTCATCACGCTCTTCCACCTCTTCCTCTTCAAGCTCATTTACAACGAGTACTGTGGCCCCGGCGCCAAGCCCCTCTTCCGCAGCAAG CTCTCTCTCTTCCCATCACAACATGCCTTTCTCCTCCACTCAATACCAGTCCTAACCTACTAG
- the kiaa2013 gene encoding uncharacterized protein KIAA2013 homolog isoform X2: MSTMWLQQRLKGLPGLLSSSWARRMILGLLIFLIFYWYLGAERKWRFFSGSAMPGGAVGLCLEAEIHRWKSLVERGEGLYSTSQEQVDTPFVTGNGHILIDTDSNRLWVASSSQPGSAPVHQADYSPIVSVHLEGKQAEARATMMWFRKGSVLSVRCAARGAVQSSRGCVTIREEFMAHRSRHNVYLQRVHINNPTDKPATFEVSSKTTDFDRKFSTSVDKVENKEIVLASGRVSLEKNRMVLVVVVTKKLSGRIQVFPNSEYTDNIVSVVRTSQPIEPSKLDETFVSLRDEAKKELGELLKANVDDLVIDHQQAWMDLFISGVEMRKITDSHTPSSRTVNATLYYMLSSWAAPLLERRLGSEERGALESSLNYADHCFSGHATMHAENLWPERVSSAAQILQLVTLWTLTLQKRGCKALVAAGAHGAMQGMALSFGGLQFTENHLQFQADPDVLHNSYALRGIRYNRDLINLAVLLDGEGKPFLHVSVKPQEKPVKLYACEAGCLNEPVELTSEVKGHTFPVMVTQPITPLLYISPDLRHLQDLRHTLHLKAILAHEEHMANRYPGLPFLFWFSVASLITLFHLFLFKLIYNEYCGPGAKPLFRSKHSSLSSHHNMPFSSTQYQS, translated from the exons ATGTCAACAATGTGGCTCCAGCAGCGACTGAAGGGGCTCCCCGGCTTGCTATCGAGCAGCTGGGCTCGAAGAATGATCCTGGGACTGCTCATCTTCCTCATCTTCTACTGGTACCTGGGTGCTGAGCGCAAGTGGCGCTTCTTTAGCGGCTCGGCCATGCCCGGCGGGGCGGTGGGACTGTGTCTGGAGGCGGAGATCCACAGGTGGAAGTCCCTTGTGGAACGTGGGGAGGGTTTGTACAGCACATCCCAGGAACAAGTGGACACACCCTTTGTCACGGGCAACGGCCATATTCTTATTGACACTGACTCCAACAGACTGTGGGTGGCGTCCTCCTCACAGCCCGGGTCAGCCCCGGTCCACCAGGCGGATTATTCCCCCATCGTGAGCGTTCATCTGGAGGGAAAGCAGGCTGAAGCACGGGCGACCATGATGTGGTTCCGGAAAGGATCCGTGCTATCGGTCCGCTGTGCCGCACGGGGGGCGGTGCAGTCCTCCCGGGGCTGCGTCACCATCAGAGAGGAGTTTATGGCCCACAGGAGCCGACACAACGTCTATCTTCAGAGAGTCCACATCAACAACCCCACTGACAAGCCGGCCACCTTCGAGGTGTCCTCCAAAACCACAGACTTTGACAGAAAGTTCTCCACCAGCGTGGACAAAGTGGAGAACAAGGAGATCGTCCTGGCGTCAGGGAGAGTGTCCCTGGAGAAGAACCGCATggtgctggtggtggtggtcaCCAAGAAGCTCAGCGGCAGGATCCAGGTCTTTCCCAACTCCGAGTACACGGACAACATCGTGTCTGTGGTGAGGACTTCGCAGCCCATCGAGCCTTCGAAGCTGGACGAGACCTTCGTGAGCCTGAGGGATGAAGCCAAAAAAGAGCTGGGAGAGCTGCTGAAGGCAAATGTGGACGACCTGGTCATAGACCACCAACAGGCCTGGATGGACCTCTTCATTTCCG GCGTGGAGATGAGGAAGATCACGGACTCGCACACGCCGTCGAGCCGCACGGTGAACGCCACGCTCTACTACATGCTGTCGTCCTGGGCGGCTCCCTTGCTGGAGCGGCGGCTGGGCAGCGAGGAGCGCGGCGCCCTGGAGTCCAGCCTCAACTACGCCGACCACTGCTTCAGCGGCCACGCCACCATGCACGCCGAGAACCTGTGGCCCGAGCGGGTGAGCAGCGCCGCCCAGATCCTGCAGCTGGTCACGCTCTGGACCCTGACGCTGCAGAAGCGCGGCTGCAAGGCGCTGGTGGCGGCCGGCGCCCACGGGGCCATGCAGGGCATGGCGCTCAGCTTCGGGGGGCTGCAGTTCACGGAGAACCACCTGCAGTTCCAGGCGGACCCGGACGTGCTGCACAACAGCTACGCCCTGAGGGGGATCCGCTACAACCGCGACCTCATCAACCTGGCGGTCCTGCTGGACGGCGAGGGCAAGCCCTTCCTCCACGTGTCCGTCAAGCCGCAGGAGAAGCCCGTCAAGCTGTACGCCTGCGAGGCCGGCTGCCTCAACGAGCCCGTGGAGCTCACCTCGGAGGTCAAGGGTCACACCTTCCCCGTCATGGTCACGCAGCCCATCACCCCGCTGCTCTACATCTCCCCCGACCTGCGCCACCTGCAGGACCTGCGCCACACGCTGCACCTGAAGGCCATCCTGGCCCACGAGGAGCACATGGCCAACAGATACCCGGGCCTGCCCTTCCTCTTCTGGTTCAGCGTGGCCTCGCTCATCACGCTCTTCCACCTCTTCCTCTTCAAGCTCATTTACAACGAGTACTGTGGCCCCGGCGCCAAGCCCCTCTTCCGCAGCAAG caCAGCTCTCTCTCTTCCCATCACAACATGCCTTTCTCCTCCACTCAATACCAGTCCTAA
- the kiaa2013 gene encoding uncharacterized protein KIAA2013 homolog isoform X3 has protein sequence MSTMWLQQRLKGLPGLLSSSWARRMILGLLIFLIFYWYLGAERKWRFFSGSAMPGGAVGLCLEAEIHRWKSLVERGEGLYSTSQEQVDTPFVTGNGHILIDTDSNRLWVASSSQPGSAPVHQADYSPIVSVHLEGKQAEARATMMWFRKGSVLSVRCAARGAVQSSRGCVTIREEFMAHRSRHNVYLQRVHINNPTDKPATFEVSSKTTDFDRKFSTSVDKVENKEIVLASGRVSLEKNRMVLVVVVTKKLSGRIQVFPNSEYTDNIVSVVRTSQPIEPSKLDETFVSLRDEAKKELGELLKANVDDLVIDHQQAWMDLFISGVEMRKITDSHTPSSRTVNATLYYMLSSWAAPLLERRLGSEERGALESSLNYADHCFSGHATMHAENLWPERVSSAAQILQLVTLWTLTLQKRGCKALVAAGAHGAMQGMALSFGGLQFTENHLQFQADPDVLHNSYALRGIRYNRDLINLAVLLDGEGKPFLHVSVKPQEKPVKLYACEAGCLNEPVELTSEVKGHTFPVMVTQPITPLLYISPDLRHLQDLRHTLHLKAILAHEEHMANRYPGLPFLFWFSVASLITLFHLFLFKLIYNEYCGPGAKPLFRSKV, from the exons ATGTCAACAATGTGGCTCCAGCAGCGACTGAAGGGGCTCCCCGGCTTGCTATCGAGCAGCTGGGCTCGAAGAATGATCCTGGGACTGCTCATCTTCCTCATCTTCTACTGGTACCTGGGTGCTGAGCGCAAGTGGCGCTTCTTTAGCGGCTCGGCCATGCCCGGCGGGGCGGTGGGACTGTGTCTGGAGGCGGAGATCCACAGGTGGAAGTCCCTTGTGGAACGTGGGGAGGGTTTGTACAGCACATCCCAGGAACAAGTGGACACACCCTTTGTCACGGGCAACGGCCATATTCTTATTGACACTGACTCCAACAGACTGTGGGTGGCGTCCTCCTCACAGCCCGGGTCAGCCCCGGTCCACCAGGCGGATTATTCCCCCATCGTGAGCGTTCATCTGGAGGGAAAGCAGGCTGAAGCACGGGCGACCATGATGTGGTTCCGGAAAGGATCCGTGCTATCGGTCCGCTGTGCCGCACGGGGGGCGGTGCAGTCCTCCCGGGGCTGCGTCACCATCAGAGAGGAGTTTATGGCCCACAGGAGCCGACACAACGTCTATCTTCAGAGAGTCCACATCAACAACCCCACTGACAAGCCGGCCACCTTCGAGGTGTCCTCCAAAACCACAGACTTTGACAGAAAGTTCTCCACCAGCGTGGACAAAGTGGAGAACAAGGAGATCGTCCTGGCGTCAGGGAGAGTGTCCCTGGAGAAGAACCGCATggtgctggtggtggtggtcaCCAAGAAGCTCAGCGGCAGGATCCAGGTCTTTCCCAACTCCGAGTACACGGACAACATCGTGTCTGTGGTGAGGACTTCGCAGCCCATCGAGCCTTCGAAGCTGGACGAGACCTTCGTGAGCCTGAGGGATGAAGCCAAAAAAGAGCTGGGAGAGCTGCTGAAGGCAAATGTGGACGACCTGGTCATAGACCACCAACAGGCCTGGATGGACCTCTTCATTTCCG GCGTGGAGATGAGGAAGATCACGGACTCGCACACGCCGTCGAGCCGCACGGTGAACGCCACGCTCTACTACATGCTGTCGTCCTGGGCGGCTCCCTTGCTGGAGCGGCGGCTGGGCAGCGAGGAGCGCGGCGCCCTGGAGTCCAGCCTCAACTACGCCGACCACTGCTTCAGCGGCCACGCCACCATGCACGCCGAGAACCTGTGGCCCGAGCGGGTGAGCAGCGCCGCCCAGATCCTGCAGCTGGTCACGCTCTGGACCCTGACGCTGCAGAAGCGCGGCTGCAAGGCGCTGGTGGCGGCCGGCGCCCACGGGGCCATGCAGGGCATGGCGCTCAGCTTCGGGGGGCTGCAGTTCACGGAGAACCACCTGCAGTTCCAGGCGGACCCGGACGTGCTGCACAACAGCTACGCCCTGAGGGGGATCCGCTACAACCGCGACCTCATCAACCTGGCGGTCCTGCTGGACGGCGAGGGCAAGCCCTTCCTCCACGTGTCCGTCAAGCCGCAGGAGAAGCCCGTCAAGCTGTACGCCTGCGAGGCCGGCTGCCTCAACGAGCCCGTGGAGCTCACCTCGGAGGTCAAGGGTCACACCTTCCCCGTCATGGTCACGCAGCCCATCACCCCGCTGCTCTACATCTCCCCCGACCTGCGCCACCTGCAGGACCTGCGCCACACGCTGCACCTGAAGGCCATCCTGGCCCACGAGGAGCACATGGCCAACAGATACCCGGGCCTGCCCTTCCTCTTCTGGTTCAGCGTGGCCTCGCTCATCACGCTCTTCCACCTCTTCCTCTTCAAGCTCATTTACAACGAGTACTGTGGCCCCGGCGCCAAGCCCCTCTTCCGCAGCAAGGTATGA